The following are from one region of the Girardinichthys multiradiatus isolate DD_20200921_A chromosome 9, DD_fGirMul_XY1, whole genome shotgun sequence genome:
- the org gene encoding oogenesis-related → MSFQTAGESVEQLGNTEGRVVRRDGVLRSLVRGLLWPFSIVLRAYRGVWWVLGLTSPQERTLSSPGTSSPARQSLTGRKRLYRVTRLLLRILPCRAQAALGYPVSSSIGRSLSPESSVSPTKPCGKGSKRKQDELDEEEEEQPSWVEVLSKELPDEDPEDPDYEISTEETDSEEYASKNDTESDLEVLGKGIVIEDMNMDVVHAS, encoded by the exons ATGTCTTTTCAAACTGCCGGAGAATCTGTGGAGCAGCTTGGGAACACTGAG GGCCGAGTGGTGAGGAGAGACGGCGTGCTCCGCTCCCTTGTGCGCGGCCTCCTCTGGCCTTTCAGCATCGTG CTTAGGGCCTACCGCGGAGTTTGGTGGGTGCTGGGCCTCACTTCGCCTCAAGAGAGAACCCTTTCCAGCCCCGGGACTTCCAGCCCGGCGCGCCAAAGTCTCACCGGCCGTAAGCGCCTGTACCGGGTCACCCGACTGCTGCTGCGCATCCTACCCTGCAGGGCGCAGGCCGCCTTGGGCTATCCGGTGTCCAGCAGCATTGGGCGTTCCCTGTCCCCAG AAAGCAGCGTTTCTCCCACTAAACCCTGTGGAAAGGGCAGCAAGAGAAAACAGGATGAGcttgatgaggaggaggaggagcaacCTTCCTGGGTGGAGGTTCTTTCTAAGGAACTTCCTGATGAAGACCCAGAGGATCCTGACTATGAG ATCAGCACTGAAGAGACAGACAGTGAGGAATATGCCTCCAAGAATGATACAGAAAGTGACCTTGAGGTTCTAGGAAAGGGCATTGTCATTGAGGATATGAACATG GATGTTGTCCATGCCAGTTGA